In Anaeromicrobium sediminis, the DNA window TGCCTACTAGATCCACCAAACAAAGTTAAAAAATCTTTAATGAGATCTACTACAGATTCTGATATGGAAGTGAGATTTGATCCAGAAAATAAAGCTGGAGTAAGTAACTTACTTACTATATATAGTGCTTTTTCAGGCCTTTCTATAAAAGATTTAGAAAAGAAGTACGAAGGTCTTGGATACGGTACTTTCAAGAAAGAGTTAGTAGTTGTAGTTAATGATTCATTAGCTGAAATTCAAGATAAATATAATAAAATTATAGATTCACCAGAATTATTAGAAGTACTTAAAACTGGAGCTGATAGAGCTCGTGAAGTAGCATCGGCTACTATGGATAGGGTTAAAAAGAATATGGGATTTGTAACTTTATAAATATAAATAAATGAGGACGGTTATAAAATAACCGTCCTTTAATATACGCCCTTTGAATTTAAATATTCCACATACTCTCCATCAGTTTTTAATATGTGTTCTACTATCCAATCTGACACAAATACTAATAATCCCATAATTACAGAAATTTGATTTTCATCCACATCCTCTAATTCTAAATTCTCTAATTTCTTTAAGAAAAATTTATGCTGAAATTTATGCAAGTATATATCCTCATATCCATGCTCTTCTAATAACTTTTCTTCACAATCAAAGTGATATCTAGTATAATCTCTTAGTTCATGTAGTATTTCCATTATTTCATCATAATTATCTTCATGCTTTTTCAATTTAAGTATTTCGTGTAACTTACTTCCTATCTTTAAAAGATTCTTATGTTGATCATCTATTTCCTTTATATTACGGCTATATTCATCTTTCCATTCAAACATATGTACATTCCCCTTTAAATATAGTTTTTAATCATTAACATTAACCT includes these proteins:
- a CDS encoding bacteriohemerythrin, producing MFEWKDEYSRNIKEIDDQHKNLLKIGSKLHEILKLKKHEDNYDEIMEILHELRDYTRYHFDCEEKLLEEHGYEDIYLHKFQHKFFLKKLENLELEDVDENQISVIMGLLVFVSDWIVEHILKTDGEYVEYLNSKGVY